AACTTGGGCACTCACGACATCTATAAACGACTAATCAAActttgacttgaaaaaataatttggaaatACGTTGGtacacaattttatttaataaatctcaggtcaaaattttcaattaaaaaaatataaataaaatttaaaaaatagataaagaCAAAAGTCGATatcgcaaatattttatttatttttagtaaaaaaattttaagggtGAAAATGAATTAGAGAGATAGTAAATGTAGTGGAATACAGTCCCCTCGTTATATTAGCATTTGATCAAATAAACAGAGATTAGCACATGAAAGGTCTTTAGTTATaagcttttttaaaaatacaaagatcGATAATACCATAATAGACCCAAGTGGAACGGCATGTGTGAGTATTACTAAAGTGAGACATCCAGACTATtgatatgtataaaatatatatgagtattataaaagtatatgtATGAGATAGTAGATCTCTGATGCGGCACTTGTCATTTCCCATGACGCCTCGCGGCTCAGCTTGACTAACTAAATACGAATAAGTTAGCCAAACAGACCTCAAGCTAGGGTTAAACGAAGTTTAATGTCGCCCTGTAGATATAAACTCtactatttaaatacttaaagtAAAGTGTACCCAAAACAAACAGTAAAATCAActgtaaaaacaattaaataattctatcacaaaaaatatcttgtgtcaagttgtttattaaaaacacaTTACCCTAGTcttttactgttattattttttttcccaaccCCTCTTCAGTTTAAACGACACGTTAATTTATCAGGGcgatttacttttatttataatattttttatgtaagaggacatataatttatatttttttatttagtaccATAAAAGGGTTTatgtgatattttttgtataatactATATAAGGGATTTAATATGATTTCTATTGGCGAAGAATGTCGATAACGAACCCTAGGATCACGATATGAATACGAGATTAAATgtcgttaaattattaagtttcaTGGATAGTAGTTATGGCGGATGGAAATTACTACATCCTTGTATGGATGATTTAGAACACGTATGAGAATGAGAATTGCTTTATGAGACTACCCGTAAtcgtggtttgaatttttaatcgtttaaattttaactatttaattttcaaaattattattttaatttatgtttgtaattattgagtaaataagtaaatggAAATTAGTTCGTGTTATTGAgttgagatatttttttttagtacaaaGAGATATCGCTGGGTGGCGCAGACCGAGATTTTTAGTTCCTATTTGTATAGTTGTATTATAAGTGTTAAAACCCATTCTGAAGGAGAGGAAAGCATACTTACCTGGCGTCGAGGATACCGTGATCATGAAGGCGGTTCCTCCAGGGTGAGGCTCTTCCATTGCACTTCGGTAGAGCTGACCCCTGTGAATATCCCTAATGTGGATATCTCGGacgtattatttttgttagtcGGGACTGCGTTCGCGCTATCCcggataaataatttcaaacttaatttctttttagtTCTAAGCTTGTAAAGTACCTCATACAACGTAAAAGTAACTTTGAATTCCTGAGAATGGGAATCGCATTTtaggttaaaaatttattccttaatcgtttaaaaattgtcatctaatagatgtataaaatttttagtttaccACAGCGGTGGTTTTAGATTCACACaaattccaaacttttttatgacgtaaaaatttttctaagtctGATATATCAGAGGTTGAAATTCGCCAGTatgatattgttatttataattattcatctcatattattttatttgtttatagaaaatgtatatgattcgatataattataaaaataaacaaaagattATCGAGTTAATTTTGGAGTATACTTATTaatagataatatttatataaaagtaataataattgaaattgaagtataaataaataaaaaaaaaaaaaacataaaaacattAGCGGCTAAATTCAGAGGAATAGCTGTCGCAATGTCACAAACTCAGTTActcattaactaaaaattttagttatttaatactGACGGCACAAACAGAATTTAACgagatcataaataatattgaagataTTTTATAGTCATTTATAAACGCTAATGGATTGTCGAGTTCATCATGTACTCGCAAaggcaatattatttttctcggTTTGCCAGGTCACATCCAATACTGAAATTCATTAATGTTTATGATCGTCAGGTTGGTCCGTATTATACTGTCACAGAGCTTTTGATAGACTAATctgttttatttcatatttatttaaataaattattttcaaattcgcCACCCGCCTACTTTCTAaactcatttattaatttaaatttttttcagtcatttatacgtgaatatattttggataatatttttatttgcatttttgcatatatttttttttatattactctTTGGTACGCCAATCGGGTAagaaattcaacaaaaattgtaattatttaaataggatTAATTTAACTGTCATCTtcccttttttatttttttttttttttttttttttgtaactcagGTTATAAAAAGGATCGAAAAATCGAACCAAGAAATGCTGATTACTGTTGCAGATAATAGAAGTGTAAGttattgagtaaataattaattaattagataattttttacgcATTTGAGACTTGTGTCTTTTATGTAACAGAAAAGagtcaaaatatgataaatttttaatttttaaatcaataaacaaaataatattttaatttaatagaaattatcaGATGTAATtgcgttaaaaaataaacgtcaAGAATATGAAGAAGTTGTAATGAAAGCtgtgagtataaaaaaaagaaattttactttaaattaattggtttttaaataaattatttaaaaattgtagaaaGGAGCACAAAGAATAACAACGAGGCATTTAGAAAatgaagtataaataatttaagacttaaaaatattttatttatcgatttaatttaaattttaagttaataattcaattgttgcagataaaaaaaataaactatgaaTTGATGATAACGACTGATAAATTGGAGGCATTGGAAAAAATGCtactaaaagtaaatatttaaataaattaattagtgggTTATGCCATacaaaaattgttataaaatattagatGAATTTCAGCGGACGGCAGTTGAAAACGCGAGCAATAAAGTCTGTGAGTTTACACAGCAGGAAGGTGAATGCACGGAAAATACGAACTTTGTCACAGACTCGAGTGAAAATGTCAAGGTACGGACACTGTAATTATTTGcattgttaattaattcgaTTATTCAgctatatttttaacttaataaatattcaattgtattattttctaaaaatatagaTTATGGAGCCGTCGTTCCCGCCAACAACTCCGCCGCCACGTAAATACGGTATCTTTGTCCCTCGACCGGTTAAGGGACGAAGTTCGCCACCTCGAATCGGATTCAAGTAATGTTGCATCGGCTGAAATTTCCTCTGACGCGTCATCGTATGGAAGTAAGCCAACTTAAACAAAtatcacaatatttattcatttttatttgagtaaaaatttactttttttttactacaacaaaaattgcacagaaaaaattttttttcgagtaaaaatattcatttttgtaataaaaaaattactactgATTTTGGTTTATCAGGAaacgtttcaaatttttaaaaaacttttacattaacttttgttttttttttttttttttttttttaatgttggaaattgttaaattgatttataaataaaaatatatcggtTATATCTggtttgaaatattaaaaataaaaaaatacgagtAATCAAAAtgcaataattttgaaaaataaaaaaaaaataatccttgaataatcaaatttaaatttaaactcatatattttaaatgttggtCTAGACTTTGTGAGAGACggttttttgtataaattaatgatatcacatttaattatgtatttattgaatgtatatataaatataaatattgtttcgTTTGATTTATTCAGATCCACGTGGTAAAGTGAGGATATCAAAAAtagtatgcaaaaaaaaaattccactggACTTAACTTCGCCAGTTGCTAAATCACTATTGACACCGATATTTCATGGAACAAGAACtattaaatctttattttaactcatatatatatatatatatatatatatatatatatatatatatatatatatatatatatatatatatatatatatatatatatatatttgaataaattattatgctaataataatacccatataaattaaaataaaaaattataacagttatattaaatgattttaaatttaaattactgttttattattcaaataacaatattttttgaatattaattaatgtattaaaGACTCttggataatattatttttaaatacaaccTTGAATCCAGATTTAAATGTgcgaaaatattaaattaaatcgtaTTCGATAATAATGGAGTATTACGCAAATAAATGCCtgtttatgtaaaaaaaagaaaaaaaaacaatatttgtaaTGTAATTTAGAGTTTAgagtttacatatatatatacatatttttttttttttaaataaataaggaaaatttagaGACacttggataaaaataaatatttatgttcgCGATTAATTTACACAGAAGGTAAATCGCACATgaccgtaaaaaaaagtaaatgcaaaaaaatatggtGGTAATTCTGGATATTTCTGTCAGTTGGTTAAAACTTTCACTGAAACTAGGACTGGAACTGGGATCGAGACTGAGAGTTCGAGTTAACTATTtattctatatatgtatatatataatagttctGGCACTACCACTGAACTAGTCTGGTATCGGCCCTAGATTGCCTGTGGTTTAAACTTTTAACTCATTCGCAGTTAATCCAGTGAATCGGATTGACGTTCACTCCGTCTCCTACTCCTACTCTGTCtgctcaataataattatttaccttaagatttattatattttgtttcggtaccgtcaaaataataatttattgtcgtttaattaataacttcagCTATAAATAACTAAGTGACTTGATAAGCAATTAAATAacggttttaaattttttattttttgaataataatttaataaatggcAAATTATAGTCAACTTTGCGGTTTGTTATTTATGTAAGTGTTAATGTGTGATGCTGATATATAAGTCTTTTTATGTCATAACTCATGCAAGATTCGTGGTGGTAACAAGTCTCGTGTTTTTGTGCTAGACAGTTTTATATGAAATACGGTATCAAGTgccaaattatttatttcgatatatcgaacagAAATtcattcgttttttattttattttatttaccaatAGTTTACATTCATGGTCATCTAGTTCTTCGAcctccaaaattaaaaaaaatttaaataaaagtctagaaattttttttttgtagaaaattgaatatataaatttttaattaaatttctactaaaaaataattttttttatttaaaagtcaatttattaattaatttcaagcatcaaaatatcaatttagaaaattttaaataataattcgggtacaaaaattttcaattaaaaaatttataaattttactaaagatattttgtaaaataaaacaatttataggaataaaataatttttgggacctttttaaataaaaaattatttaaaaaaatatattttaaaaaattgcgcttgtagtttattaaattttctacttgtgcaattttttaattgtttattttttgtaattgatttgttgaaaaaacaatccaaaaatttttaagtgttcaCTAACTCCAGGatcatgtaaaataaaaattgtaaaaacaaaaataaataaataacattgctattttacaataattttgaacaaaGAGTGGGAGCAAGAAGAAAGTGAGAGTTTAGCATTGCCTTGTAAGTTTAACTCTTGTCTTCAGTTGTGAACGAACGAGTTTTGCGAACGTACTAAATTCTCTTGTATTACCTTGTctgttattcaaaatttatactctctttatcatcgtcatcatcaacATCATCGTCCTCGTATTTCAATAAACCGTatcaaattatcaatttttatatttattactttaaacttcaaattaatttattaatttatttttttccaaatcaatgaattaaaaaattaatttaactatttttcaaaacatgtaaaaatttatttcatgtgttagattaaatttattaacaattgttGAAGGTAATTATTGAAGGCCTTGGTGTTcttggaggaaaaaaaaacaacaatggTTGTCGATACAGGAACAGTAAGActagttatatttattggaATGTTTCTTGTGTTTGCTGGAGACTATACTAGtctaataaattctatttttgGCAACGGAATGGAACGTGCTAATTCATCAATAAGATTACAAGCCTCTAATTCAAATGCTGAACGCGTTTCATTGATAACTGATGTTAAGAATTCAAATAATGACCATGGtaagaataattcaaattaattaattaattttttaaaataataaatcaaagtttctatagaaaaatttttttttgaatttctaaaaaaatttattgctgtAATTGCTCATTTAATTCAAGCCgatgtcaaataaaaatagaattaaatttttgtagttattgataaataatttttaaattggcaaaaaattaatactattttatttttattcttcaaaaTGACCAATCAAAAAATCTATCAGATACTAAAgcctcaaaaaaaatttaaccgaTCACAGATGAAGATActgcatatttatttttaataataaagtagattaatttttttttaaattataaataggaATGACACgcagagaaaaaataatgacaacaATTAAAACAGCATGTCTACCAAAACTTATTTGTGAATTGACTTCGTCATCGCATCAAGTGCAATTAAGTGAAATGGAAAAATCACTTCTTAATTTGAtaaggtaaattattttttttaaaattcaaaataaatttaatttactaatttcattaaaagtacggagtgaattatttttgatgcctcaaataattcaaaaataataaattttttttgttattacttATAGTAATTACCAGACATAATTCGTGAACTGttcatatacttttatatacttaataatgacatttaaaataaaatataaaaaaacagagTCATTGCATTTATGCGGATTTCCTCTTTTAATAACGCGCTAAATCCTACTCATACTTTCAACTTCATGGTCGCTGCACTCACGGCCACTTTCACGACTTTCGTTTACTAACCCGACTTATAATAACACTATCTACTGTACACTAAACTAGCAAATCATTCAATTCTAGACCTGTCTGTTTATTTACTTCcgcattaaaatatttttacacaaataaaaaaaaataatatttaagccTGCAACTTGTTCTCATTAATTGATACTATCGATATCAATCATCTCAACATTTtcgaaagtttatttttaactcaattatattaattaaaatacagtatattttgttaataaaatccGCTTgcttttaaaagtaaatttataattgactccttaaaaaattttctccatttaattttaagttcttATGTCCATTTAAATGtaaaagacaataaaaattaaatcaatagaacaaaaataaaaaagacgaCCCAAATGTGAAAGTAATGCCCTGAATCATATTACACAAGAGTTCCCGAAATTCAGGCTGTGTCTGGCTGTCAGATTACGTTCTCTTGCTTTTTTGCATAACACCTATACAACATAATGTCTCTTAAAGTTCTATAGCCTGTaggatatttcatatatatacatatatacgctCGAGTGGTATAAGTTAAAGGTATAAGATTAAATTACACAGCCGGCACTTAACTGTGACCACTTTCCTCGATTATTCAACACCGAAACTTTCTCTTCATCATCTTAGATCTTAGTATAGGTCTTGCCGTGACTAacgatattataataatactatataATACGATATATTATACAGATATTACG
The sequence above is drawn from the Microplitis demolitor isolate Queensland-Clemson2020A chromosome 3, iyMicDemo2.1a, whole genome shotgun sequence genome and encodes:
- the LOC103576582 gene encoding uncharacterized protein LOC103576582 yields the protein MVVDTGTVRLVIFIGMFLVFAGDYTSLINSIFGNGMERANSSIRLQASNSNAERVSLITDVKNSNNDHGMTRREKIMTTIKTACLPKLICELTSSSHQVQLSEMEKSLLNLIRDTSLSTMAEVASRYHFAAHMGQLIAGIEGQGCHNFYPTCPLPRSSVLSMMKKIRLR